One genomic window of Glycine max cultivar Williams 82 chromosome 16, Glycine_max_v4.0, whole genome shotgun sequence includes the following:
- the LOC100798237 gene encoding mitogen-activated protein kinase kinase kinase ANP1, producing MGAIRQQPSEWVKGKLVGCGSFGTVHLAMNKYTGGLFVVKSPHSGVGRQSLDKEVKILKSLNSSPYIVKCLGTEEEEQGKLNIFMEYMAGGNLADMAHKFGGSLDEEVVRVYTREILHGLKHLHQHGIVHCDLKCKNVLLSSSGNIKLADFGSAKRVKEANCWQSIGGTPLWMAPEVLRNESLDFAADIWSLGCTVIEMATGTPPWAHQVSNPTTAVLMIAHGHGIPHFPPHFSKEGLDFLTRCFERHPNKRPTVQDLLTHPFIVSTKQYASSPTSVLEVQNFKDSDDELETCSDQGNHFSITNTTFAFHDDDLKGIPICKPEDISSGNWITVRSG from the coding sequence ATGGGTGCAATACGGCAACAACCCAGTGAATGGGTGAAAGGTAAACTTGTTGGTTGTGGATCTTTTGGCACTGTCCATTTGGCAATGAACAAATACACGGGTGGGCTTTTTGTTGTGAAATCACCACATTCCGGGGTTGGACGGCAGAGTTTGGACAAAGAGGTAAAAATCCTAAAAAGTTTAAATTCATCACCGTATATTGTCAAATGTTTGGGGACAGAGGAGGAGGAGCAAGGCAAACTGAATATTTTTATGGAGTACATGGCTGGGGGGAATCTGGCAGACATGGCGCACAAGTTTGGTGGGTCATTAGATGAAGAGGTGGTTCGGGTGTACACAAGGGAAATTCTTCATGGGTTAAAGCATCTCCACCAACATGGAATTGTGCATTGCGACCTAAAGTGCAAGAACGTGCTTTTGAGCTCATCTGGCAACATCAAGTTGGCAGATTTTGGAAGTGCAAAAAGGGTAAAGGAGGCAAATTGTTGGCAGTCTATTGGTGGGACTCCTCTCTGGATGGCTCCTGAAGTATTGAGGAACGAGTCTCTGGATTTTGCTGCGGATATATGGTCCTTGGGATGTACTGTTATTGAGATGGCTACTGGCACCCCTCCTTGGGCTCATCAGGTTTCAAATCCTACAACTGCTGTGCTCATGATTGCCCATGGTCATGGGATACCTCACTTTCCTCCCCATTTCTCTAAGGAGGGTTTGGATTTCTTGACCAGGTGCTTCGAGAGACATCCCAATAAGAGGCCTACTGTTCAGGACTTACTCACCCATCCATTTATTGTTTCTACAAAACAATATGCTTCTTCCCCGACAAGTGTCTTAGAGGttcaaaatttcaaagattcagatgatgaattAGAAACTTGTTCAGATCAGGGGAATCATTTCTCAATCACAAACACTACATTTGCATTTCATGATGATGACCTTAAAGGAATACCAATATGTAAACCCGAAGACATCTCATCAGGGAATTGGATTACTGTTAGATCAGGCTGA